The Podospora pseudocomata strain CBS 415.72m chromosome 1 map unlocalized CBS415.72m_1, whole genome shotgun sequence genome has a segment encoding these proteins:
- a CDS encoding uncharacterized protein (BUSCO:EOG09261G4Z; COG:U; EggNog:ENOG503NTVU) — protein sequence MRPLQPLNTTNAGARDQQTFLSPSDYDADAISIRSDQDTDSEDDERQMRARNSRELRAHDRLVLMEEEELGQLVTETRRKKERERRGSGLPLPIPNPLTLFSRRLSDASRSRSASPSFHSAESVDGNDGGERRSRRKARRKAKKDRLLTEAQHGEDGELMYEMEEGGVKSGSDTGESSDRDDSDEVDRKNLLHMGAVKAKRRRNCCRWGLLYALIIVGFGILVLVAWKLSIEKKATAQTAAKLVSNGTALFAPTTIIISLDGFRADFVDRGLTPRLNAFVKEGVSPRYMLPSFPSVTFPNHYTLVTGLYPEAHGVVGNSFWDPELKEEFYYTDPKRSLDPKWWKGEPFWVTAQKQGLKTAIHMWPGSEAHILNTNPTYMDKYNGKEKLSKKVDRVLEFLDMPDDERPQVIAAYIPNVDAVGHTFGPNSTEIQLTIGKVDKMLDRIFKGLEERRLTNIVNVIVVSDHGMATTDITRVVQLEDLVDVSKIEHTDGWPLVGLRPKNPNDLQEIHAQLVERTKANPNLDVYLRDMDMPERWHFSRNDRIAPLWIVPKTGWALVKMEEMNLKEAQAKGTVYAPRGLHGYDNEHPLMRALFVARGPAFPHQPNSEVEVFQNINVYNMLCDSVGITPAPNNGTLRLPLKPIGLHSDHEFDSPAESSTQTPVLSSSTSAKPVMVNPVTASAPLVAPTATVTRTVEKTIEVDKPTAQPSSDPSGGDEGDDGKSPLDKVGDSVKGFWDWFSGKVSHWWDKVSNGSDGESEEPPENPNE from the exons ATGCGTCCCCTCCAGCCGCTGAACACAACGAATGCGGGCGCCCGAGACCAACAGACGTTTTTGTCGCCGTCCGATTACGACGCCGATGCGATTTCGATCCGCAGCGATCAGGACACGGATagtgaggatgacgagaggCAGATGAGAGCGAGGAACAGTCGCGAGTTGAGGGCGCACGACaggctggtgctgatggaggaggaggagcttggccAGTTGGTGACTGAGACacggaggaagaaggagagggagaggaggggctctgggttgccgttgccgaTACCGAATCCGTTGACGTTGTTttcgaggaggctgagcgATGCTTCGAGATCGAGGTCGGCGAGTCCATCATTTCACTCGGCTGAGTCGGTTGACGGGaatgatgggggggagaggaggtcgaggagaaaagcgaggaggaaggcgaagaaAGACCGGTTGCTGACTGAGGCGCAacatggtgaggatggggagttgaTGTATGAaatggaagaggggggggtgaagagTGGGAGCGATACTGGGGAAAGCAGTGATCGGGATGACAGCGATGAGGTGGACAGGAAGAATCTCTTGCACATGGGTGCTGTGAAagcgaagagaaggaggaactGTTGTCGCTGGGGCCTACTTTATGCACTCATAATTGTTGGCTTTGGGATTCTGGTTTTGGTGGCTTGGAAGTTGTCAattgagaagaaggcaaCGGCACAAACCGCAGCGAAACTTGTCAGCAACGGCACGGCTCTGTTTGCTCCTACGACCATTATCATCAGTTTAGACGGATTTCGCGCCGATTTTGTTGACAGGGGCTTGACACCGAGGCTCAATGCCTTTGTCAAAGAGGGTGTATCACCACGCTATATGCTGCCGTCTTTTCCTAGCGTCACCTTTCCTAATCATTACACCTTGGTCACTGGCCTGTACCCCGAGGCTCATGGGGTGGTTGGCAACTCCTTCTGGGATCCCGAGCTCAAAGAGGAATTCTACTACACTGATCCTAAAAGAAGCCTGGATCCAAAATGGTGGAAGGGTGAGCCGTTCTGGGTGACAGCTCAGAAGCAAGGCCTCAAGACTGCGATACATATGTGGCCTGGGAGCGAAGCTCACATTCTCAACACGAACCCTACCTACATGGACAAGTACAACGGAAAGGAGAAGCTGTCCAAGAAAGTCGACCGGGTTCTTGAGTTCCTGGATATGCCGGATGATGAGCGCCCACAAGTGATCGCGGCATACATTCCTAATGTTGATGCGGTTGGGCACACATTTGGTCCCAACAGTACCGAAATTCAGCTTACAATTGGCAAGGTCGACAAGATGCTAGACCGCATCTTTAAGGGGCTGGAGGAACGACGCTTGACAAATATTGTCAATGTCATTGTCGTTTCTGACCATGGCATGGCAACCACCGATATAACACGCGTTGTGCAGTTGGAGGATCTTGTCGATGTCAGCAAGATCGAACACACCGACGGATGGCCGCTGGTTGGTTTGAGACCGAAGAATCCCAATGATCTTCAGGAGATTCACGCACAGTTGGTTGAGAGGACCAAGGCGAACCCGAATCTCGACGTGTACCTCAGGGATATGGACATGCCTGAGAGATGGCATTTCTCCCGGAATGACCGCATTGCTCCTTTATGGATCGTGCCCAAGACTGGGTGGGCGCTtgtgaagatggaggagatgaatCTGAAAGAAGCACAAGCGAAGGGTACTGTCTATGCGCCACGCGGCCTACACGGGTACGACAACGAACACCCTCTAATGAGGGCGTTGTTTGTCGCTCGGGGCCCTGCTTTCCCTCACCAGCCAAAtagtgaggttgaggttttCC AAAACATCAATGTCTATAACATGCTCTGTGATTCAGTTGGGATCACCCCTGCGCCAAACAACGGCACCCTTAGGCTTCCTCTGAAGCCGATTGGTCTGCACAGCGATCACGAATTTGATTCGCCTGCTGAGTCGAGCACCCAAACGCCTGTGTTGTCAAGCTCAACATCGGCGAAGCCTGTCATGGTCAACCCAGTCACAGCCAGTGCTCCTTTGGTTgctccaacagcaacagtGACAAGGACGGTTGAGAAGACTATCGAGGTCGACAAGCCGACAGCGCAGCCCTCTTCGGATCCCTCAGGCGGTGacgagggcgatgatggcaagTCCCCTCTGGACAAAGTAGGTGACTCGGTCAAAGGGTTTTGGGACTGGTTTTCTGGAAAGGTCTCGCATTGGTGGGACAAAGTCTCCAACGGCAGTGATGGCGAGAGTGAGGAGCCTCCCGAAAACCCCAACGAGTAA
- a CDS encoding uncharacterized protein (EggNog:ENOG503P0YX), which yields MAQPMGLTLDDIVFDEATPEQQRIALELRAEACTNPHEFIERERHLTQHELTRSDCRQWVLYLKGYPRQIIASCEAIRQKILVSDGTARESYGYTIRHVFTTPVWRRLGMAAYLLRYVKERMDEDSECSVFFSDSGREYYTGLGWLAYQGKQANLILLSLPQSPPLTPIDSPPQTPGEGPRPRAPSFSYRPTGRADAVTVDLLRLEDLPLLCKQDNYQLSARFRDMPSGKKTHVAFAPTYARLEWQLARAEFDAVKMTGKSITYKGAKTGNSRSWLYWAHDIPAKKLRILRIVHGVECQTKAQKVADTQVLLEAALAEAKEWGLPRVVLWNPDEDVITGCKAVGNRNTASVKVVFDQQMGGCVPSLRWKPSEPGVPVRVIEWEDNYGYCLP from the coding sequence ATGGCCCAACCAATGGGCTTGACGCTCGATGATATTGTCTTCGACGAAGCCACGCCGGAGCAGCAGCGCATTGCTCTTGAACTAAGAGCTGAAGCCTGCACTAATCCTCACGAATTCATCGAGCGCGAGCGTCACCTCACACAACATGAGCTTACTCGCTCTGACTGTCGACAGTGGGTCCTCTATCTCAAGGGATACCCAAGACAGATCATCGCGAGCTGTGAAGCTATACGCCAAAAGATCCTCGTCTCCGATGGAACTGCTAGGGAGTCATATGGTTACACCATCCGACACGTCTTCACAACACCGGTTTGGCGTCGATTAGGCATGGCTGCGTATCTGCTCCGCTATGTGAAGGAGCGGATGGACGAAGACAGTGAATGCAGCGTGTTCTTCAGCGACAGCGGAAGGGAATACTATACCGGTCTTGGATGGTTGGCATACCAGGGAAAGCAAGCTAACCTCATCCTGCTTTCCCTGCCGCAATCGCCCCCCCTCACGCCTATcgactcaccaccacagacCCCAGGAGAGGGACCACGGCCCCGAGCCCCATCGTTCTCATATCGGCCTACAGGGCGCGCTGATGCTGTCACGGTAGACCTTCTTCGGCTCGAGGATCTCCCTTTGCTTTGCAAGCAAGACAACTACCAGCTCAGCGCTCGCTTCAGAGACATGCCGTCTGGCAAGAAGACGCATGTAGCCTTTGCCCCAACCTATGCCCGTCTAGAATGGCAGCTTGCCCGCGCTGAATTTGACGCGGTGAAAATGACGGGGAAGTCGATCACTTACAAGGGCGCCAAGACGGGCAACTCGAGGAGCTGGTTATACTGGGCGCATGATATCCCAGCCAAGAAACTTCGGATTCTGAGAATTGTGCATGGGGTGGAGTGCCAGACTAAGGCTCAGAAAGTCGCCGATACGCAGGTTCTCCTTGAGGCAGCCCTGGCCGAGGCAAAAGAATGGGGGCTACCCAGAGTCGTGCTTTGGAACCCAGATGAGGACGTGATTACGGGGTGCAAAGCAGTTGGGAACAGGAACACGGCGAGCGTAAAGGTTGTTTTTGATCAGCAAATGGGTGGTTGTGTACCGAGCTTGCGGTGGAAGCCCTCGGAGCCGGGAGTGCCAGTACGAGTGATTGAGTGGGAGGACAATTACGGATATTGCTTGCCTTGA
- a CDS encoding uncharacterized protein (EggNog:ENOG503P4QE; BUSCO:EOG09265BWR; COG:J), with product MAELNIGATAWRRVEVGRVLKLESGSLAAIVEIIDHKRALVDGPSSNEKLVTPRGEVSFANTLLTPIVIDKLPRGARTATVKKAWEAAGIDAKWAATNWAKKQEKQEKRQALTDFDRFKVMRLKKQRRFEERKALAKIKSSA from the exons ATGGCGGAACTCAACATCGGAGCGACAGCGTGGCGCCGCGTAGAGGTTGGCCGTGTTCTCAAGCTTGAGAGCGGCAGCCTCGCTGCTATCGTCGAGATCATCGACCACAAGCGC GCTTTGGTCGacggcccctcctccaacgagAAGCTCGTCACCCCCCGCGGCGAGGTCTCTTtcgccaacaccctcctgaCCCCCATCGTCATCGATAAGCTCCCCCGCGGTGCCCGGACAGCTACCGTCAAGAAGGCCTGGGAGGCTGCCGGCATTGACGCCAAGTGGGCTGCCACCAACTgggccaagaagcaggagaagcaggagaagcgCCAGGCCCTTACCGACTTTGACCGCTTCAAAGTTATGCggttgaagaagcagagAAGGTTCGAGGAGCGCAAGGCTCTCGCCAAGATCAAGTCCTCGGCTTAA
- the EGD2 gene encoding GAL4 enhancer protein (COG:U; EggNog:ENOG503NYAS) translates to MANPRVEELPEEETKKTQVEELDDSSDDSDVEAGDASLPAGSTTMVHSRNEKKARKAIEKLHLTRVPGITRVTLRRPKNILFVINNPEVYKSPNSNTYIVFGEAKIEDLNASAQAAAAQQLASQSAEHDHAGHDHSHEGHSHAAKEEEEDDGEEVDAEGIEDKDIELVMTQANVSRKKAIKALKENDNDIVNSIMALSV, encoded by the exons ATGGCCAAcccccgtgtcgaggaactccccgaggaggagaccaagaagacccAAGTCGAGGAGCTCGATGACTCCAGCGACGACTCCGATGTTGAGGCCGGCGACGCCAGCCTCCCCGCCGGCTCGACCACCATGGTCCACTCGCGcaacgagaagaaggctcGCAAGGCCATCGAGAAGCTGCACCTCACCCGCGTGCCCGGTATCACCCGTGTGACTCTCCGCCGCCCCAAGAAC ATTCTCTTCGTGATCAACAACCCCGAGGTTTACAAgtcccccaacagcaacacctACAT TGTGTTCGGTGAGGCCAAGATTGAAGACCTCAACGCCAGCGCTCAGGCCGCCGCTGCCCAGCAGCTCGCCAGCCAGTCCGCTGAGCACGACCACGCCGGCCACGACCACTCCCACGAGGGCCACTCCCACgccgccaaggaggaggaggaggatgacggcgaggaggtcgacgCTGAGGGCATTGAGGACAAGGACATCGAGCTTGTCATGACCCAGGCCAACGTCTCCAGAAAGAAGGCCATCAAGGCGCTGAAAGAGAACGACAACGACATAGTCAACTCGATCATGGCATTGAGTGTCTAG
- the ATP7 gene encoding ATP synthase d subunit (EggNog:ENOG503P34B; COG:C), giving the protein MAARSAALKVDWAKITTSLGLRGQTVAGLQAFKKRNDDVRRKVQQLSELPTTVDFAHYRSVLKNQAVVDEIEKRFTAFKPATYDVSRQLKAIDVFEAEAVKNAEATKQKVDLELKDLEKTLANIESARPFEQLTVDEVAAAEPSIDEKTAKLVSKGRWSVPGYKEKFGDLSVL; this is encoded by the exons ATGGCCGCA CGCAGCGCAGCTCTCAAGGTCGACTGGGCCAAGATCACCACCTCGCTCGGCCTGCGCGGCCAGACGGTCGCCGGCCTCCAGGCCTTCAAGAAGCGCAACGACGACGTCCGCCGCAAGGTCCAGCAGCTTTCCGagctccccaccaccgtcgaCTTTGCCCACTACCGCTCCGTCCTCAAGAACCAGGCCGTCGTCGACGAGATCGAGAAGCGTTTCACGGCCTTCAAGCCCGCCACCTATGACGTCTCCCGCCAACTCAAGGCGATCGATGTgttcgaggccgaggccgtcAAGAATGCCGAGGCGACCAAGCAGAAGGTCGACTTGGAACTGAAGGACCTGGAGAAAACGCTGGCCAACATTGAGAGCGCCAGGCCGTTTGAGCAGCTTactgttgatgaggttgctgctgctgagccgAGCATTGATGAGAAGACTGCCAAGTTGGTCAGCAAGGGCCGCTGGTCTGTGCCTGGGTACAAG GAGAAATTCGGCGATCTTTCCGTCCTTTAA
- the COX16 gene encoding Cytochrome oxidase assembly (COG:S; EggNog:ENOG503P471), translating to MSFGSKKFRGSAESNTFGARYRAMMAKRPFLLFGLPFLTVIIGGSFVLTPATAIRYERHDRKVRTMTRDEELGIGQQRRKVDMKEEYYRLAAKDLDDWEQKRVKRFKGESDGIL from the exons ATGTCCTTCGGCTCCAAAAAGTTCCGCGGCTCCGCCGAATCCAACACCTTCGGCGCCCGCTACCGCGCCATGATGGCCAAGcgccccttcctcctcttcggcctcCCCTTTTTAACAGTCATTATCGGCGGCTCCTTCGTCCTCACGCCCGCCACCGCGATCCGGTACGAGCGCCACGACCGCAAGGTCAGGACCATGACGCGGGATGAAGAGCTGGGTATCGggcagcagaggaggaaggtggacATGAAGGAGGAGTACTAC AGATTGGCAGCGAAGGATCTCGACGATTGGGAGCAGAAGCGCGTCAAGAGATTCAAGGGGGAGAGTGATGGTATTTTGTGA
- a CDS encoding uncharacterized protein (EggNog:ENOG503PHH9) — protein sequence MFCGLPHHHHTSHRALRSFRSHNRLRSEAASHSTMHFRHHHSQPNSASSLARSSMESSSSSVSRPSTSGGKSELSVDWDPLRLHPPLACAPVPHLPEETSSRRYQPHELRQARSMHNLRAQQHNNHTSRHNYQASTATVIYGGFDFGFDNSRSHQTSARRPPSPTPSTASDASSLDGTRDAEEWGDNFIVTPLPAPRRRPHLQHPPGQPAALSEADNFIKRGGWKRRGIVFVSDTPALAPEEETWEI from the coding sequence ATGTTCTGTggccttcctcaccaccaccacaccagtCATCGAGCCCTCCGCAGTTTCCGGAGTCACAACCGTCTTAGAAGCGAAGCTGCCTCACATTCAACCATGCACttccgtcaccaccacagccagccGAACAGTGCCAGCTCGCTGGCCAGATCCTCCATGgagtcctcatcatcttcagtATCACGACCTTCAACGAGCGGAGGAAAATCAGAACTTTCAGTCGACTGGGACCCGCTCCGTCTTCACCCACCTCTTGCCTGCGCCCCGGTTCCACATCTTCCCGAGGAGACATCCAGCAGACGATATCAACCCCACGAGCTAAGGCAAGCTCGATCTATGCACAATCTCCGAgcccaacaacacaacaaccacacatCCCGGCACAACTACCaagcctcaacagcaactGTCATCTATGGGGGATTTGACTTTGGGTTCGACAATAGTAGAAGCCATCAGACCTCGGCCAGAagaccaccctcaccaacgccAAGCACTGCTTCGGATGCCTCATCACTGGACGGCACTCGGGATGCCGAGGAGTGGGGCGATAACTTCATCGTTACGCCCCTCCCGGCCCCCCGCCGTCGCCcccaccttcaacacccccccgGACAACCGGCCGCCCTGTCCGAGGCCGACAATTTTATCAAGAGGGGCGGCTGGAAAAGACGAGGAATCGTCTTTGTGAGCGACACACCTGCTCTGGCtcctgaggaggagactTGGGAGATCTAA